In Homo sapiens chromosome 11, GRCh38.p14 Primary Assembly, one DNA window encodes the following:
- the FOXRED1 gene encoding FAD-dependent oxidoreductase domain-containing protein 1 isoform 2 (isoform 2 is encoded by transcript variant 4), whose protein sequence is MIRRVLPHGMGRGLLTRRPGTRRGGFSLDWDGKVSEIKKKIKSILPGRSCDLLQDTSHLPPEHSDVVIVGGGVLGLSVAYWLKKLESRRGAIRVLVVERDHTYSQASTGLSVGGICQQFSLPENIQLSLFSASFLRNINFLSGASVCTQEYLAVVDAPPLDLRFNPSGYLLLASEKDAAAMESNVKVQRQEGAKVSLMSPDQLRNKFPWINTEGVALASYGMEDEGWFDPWCLLQGLRRKVQSLGVLFCQGEVTRFVSSSQRMLTTDDKAVVLKRIHEVHVKMDRSLEYQPVECAIVINAAGAWSAQIAALAGVGEGPPGTLQGTKLPVEPRKRYVYVWHCPQGPGLETPLVADTSGAYFRREGLGSNYLGGRSPTEQEEPDPANLEVDHDFFQDKVWPHLALRVPAFETLKVQSAWAGYYDYNTFDQNGVVGPHPLVVNMYFATGFSGHGLQQAPGIGRAVAEMVLKGRFQTIDLSPFLFTRFYLGEKIQENNII, encoded by the exons ATGATTCGGAGGGTTCTGCCGCACGGCATGGGCCGGGGCCTCTTGACCCGGAGGCCAGGCACGCGCAGAGGAGGCTTTTCTCTGG ACTGGGATGGAAAGGTGTCTGAGATTAAGAAGAAGATCAAGTCGATCCTGCCTGGAAGGTCCTGTGATCTACTGCAAGACACCAGCCACCTGCCTCCCGAGCACTCGGATGTGGTGATCGTGGGAGGTGGGGTGCTTGGCTTGTCTGTGGCCTATTGGCTGAAGAAGCTGGAGAGCAGACGAGGTGCTATTCGAGTGCTAGTGGTGGAACGGGACCACACG TATTCACAGGCCTCCACTGGGCTCTCAGTAGGTGGGATTTGTCAGCAGTTCTCATTGCCTGAGAACATCCAGCTCTCCCTCTTTTCAGCCAGCTTTCTACGGAACATCAAT TTTCTTTCAGGAGCTTCTGTCTGCACACAGGAGTACCTGGCCGTAGTCGATGCTCCTCCCCTGGACCTCCGGTTCAACCCCTCGGGCTACCTCTTGCTGGCTTCAGAAAAGGATGCTGCAGCCATGGAGAGCAACGTGAAAGTGCAGAG GCAGGAGGGAGCCAAAGTTTCTCTGATGTCTCCTGATCAGCTTCGGAACAAGTTTCCCTGGATAAACACAGAGGGAGTGGCTTTGGCGTCTTATG GGATGGAGGACGAAGGTTGGTTTGACCCCTGGTGTCTGCTCCAGGGGCTTCGGCGAAAGGTCCAGTCCTTGGGAGTCCTTTTCTGCCAGGGAGAGGTGACAC GTTTTGTCTCTTCATCTCAACGCATGTTGACCACAGATGACAAAGCGGTGGTCTTGAAAAGGATCCATGAAGTCCAT GTGAAGATGGACCGCAGCCTGGAGTACCAGCCTGTGGAATGCGCCATTGTGATCAACGCAGCCGGAGCCTGGTCTGCGCAAATCGCAGCACTGGCTGGTGTTGGAGAGGGGCCGCCTGGCACCCTGCAGGGCACCAAGCTACCTGTGGAGCCGAGGAAAAG gtatgtgtatgtgtggcaCTGCCCCCAGGGACCAGGCCTAGAGACTCCGCTTGTTGCAGACACCAGTGGAGCCTATTTTCGCCGGGAAGGATTAGGTAGCAACTACCTAGGTGGTCGTAGCCCCACTGAG CAGGAAGAACCGGACCCGGCGAACCTGGAAGTGGACCATGATTTCTTCCAGGACAAGGTGTGGCCCCATTTGGCCCTGAGGGTCCCAGCTTTTGAGACTCTGAAG GTTCAGAGCGCCTGGGCCGGCTATTACGACTACAACACCTTTGACCAGAATGGCGTGGTGGGCCCCCACCCGCTAGTTGTCAACATGTACTTTGCTACTGGCTTCAGTGGTCACGGGCTCCAGCAGGCCCCTGGCATTGGGCGAGCTGTAGCAGAGATGGTACTGAAGGGCAGGTTCCAGACCATCGACCTGAGCCCCTTCCTCTTTACCCGCTTTTACTTGGGAGAGAAGATCCAGGAGAACAACATCATCTGA
- the FOXRED1 gene encoding FAD-dependent oxidoreductase domain-containing protein 1 isoform 7 (isoform 7 is encoded by transcript variant 9) has translation MIRRVLPHGMGRGLLTRRPGTRRGGFSLDWDGKVSEIKKKIKSILPGRSCDLLQDTSHLPPEHSDVVIVGGGVLGLSVAYWLKKLESRRGAIRVLVVERDHTYSQASTGLSVGGICQQFSLPENIQLSLFSASFLRNINEYLAVVDAPPLDLRFNPSGYLLLASEKDAAAMESNVKVQRQEGAKVSLMSPDQLRNKFPWINTEGVALASYGMEDEGWFDPWCLLQGLRRKVQSLGVLFCQGEVTRFVSSSQRMLTTDDKAVVLKRIHEVHVKMDRSLEYQPVECAIVINAAGAWSAQIAALAGVGEGPPGTLQGTKLPVEPRKRYVYVWHCPQGPGLETPLVADTSGAYFRREGLGSNYLGGRSPTEQEEPDPANLEVDHDFFQDKVQSAWAGYYDYNTFDQNGVVGPHPLVVNMYFATGFSGHGLQQAPGIGRAVAEMVLKGRFQTIDLSPFLFTRFYLGEKIQENNII, from the exons ATGATTCGGAGGGTTCTGCCGCACGGCATGGGCCGGGGCCTCTTGACCCGGAGGCCAGGCACGCGCAGAGGAGGCTTTTCTCTGG ACTGGGATGGAAAGGTGTCTGAGATTAAGAAGAAGATCAAGTCGATCCTGCCTGGAAGGTCCTGTGATCTACTGCAAGACACCAGCCACCTGCCTCCCGAGCACTCGGATGTGGTGATCGTGGGAGGTGGGGTGCTTGGCTTGTCTGTGGCCTATTGGCTGAAGAAGCTGGAGAGCAGACGAGGTGCTATTCGAGTGCTAGTGGTGGAACGGGACCACACG TATTCACAGGCCTCCACTGGGCTCTCAGTAGGTGGGATTTGTCAGCAGTTCTCATTGCCTGAGAACATCCAGCTCTCCCTCTTTTCAGCCAGCTTTCTACGGAACATCAAT GAGTACCTGGCCGTAGTCGATGCTCCTCCCCTGGACCTCCGGTTCAACCCCTCGGGCTACCTCTTGCTGGCTTCAGAAAAGGATGCTGCAGCCATGGAGAGCAACGTGAAAGTGCAGAG GCAGGAGGGAGCCAAAGTTTCTCTGATGTCTCCTGATCAGCTTCGGAACAAGTTTCCCTGGATAAACACAGAGGGAGTGGCTTTGGCGTCTTATG GGATGGAGGACGAAGGTTGGTTTGACCCCTGGTGTCTGCTCCAGGGGCTTCGGCGAAAGGTCCAGTCCTTGGGAGTCCTTTTCTGCCAGGGAGAGGTGACAC GTTTTGTCTCTTCATCTCAACGCATGTTGACCACAGATGACAAAGCGGTGGTCTTGAAAAGGATCCATGAAGTCCAT GTGAAGATGGACCGCAGCCTGGAGTACCAGCCTGTGGAATGCGCCATTGTGATCAACGCAGCCGGAGCCTGGTCTGCGCAAATCGCAGCACTGGCTGGTGTTGGAGAGGGGCCGCCTGGCACCCTGCAGGGCACCAAGCTACCTGTGGAGCCGAGGAAAAG gtatgtgtatgtgtggcaCTGCCCCCAGGGACCAGGCCTAGAGACTCCGCTTGTTGCAGACACCAGTGGAGCCTATTTTCGCCGGGAAGGATTAGGTAGCAACTACCTAGGTGGTCGTAGCCCCACTGAG CAGGAAGAACCGGACCCGGCGAACCTGGAAGTGGACCATGATTTCTTCCAGGACAAG GTTCAGAGCGCCTGGGCCGGCTATTACGACTACAACACCTTTGACCAGAATGGCGTGGTGGGCCCCCACCCGCTAGTTGTCAACATGTACTTTGCTACTGGCTTCAGTGGTCACGGGCTCCAGCAGGCCCCTGGCATTGGGCGAGCTGTAGCAGAGATGGTACTGAAGGGCAGGTTCCAGACCATCGACCTGAGCCCCTTCCTCTTTACCCGCTTTTACTTGGGAGAGAAGATCCAGGAGAACAACATCATCTGA
- the FOXRED1 gene encoding FAD-dependent oxidoreductase domain-containing protein 1 isoform 4 (isoform 4 is encoded by transcript variant 6) — translation MIRRVLPHGMGRGLLTRRPGTRRGGFSLDWDGKVSEIKKKIKSILPGRSCDLLQDTSHLPPEHSDVVIVGGGVLGLSVAYWLKKLESRRGAIRVLVVERDHTYSQASTGLSVGGICQQFSLPENIQLSLFSASFLRNINEYLAVVDAPPLDLRFNPSGYLLLASEKDAAAMESNVKVQRQEGAKVSLMSPDQLRNKFPWINTEGVALASYGMEDEGWFDPWCLLQGLRRKVQSLGVLFCQGEVTRFVSSSQRMLTTDDKAVVLKRIHEVHVKMDRSLEYQPVECAIVINAAGAWSAQIAALAGVGEGPPGTLQGTKLPVEPRKRYVYVWHCPQGPGLETPLVADTSGAYFRREGLGSNYLGGRSPTEEEPDPANLEVDHDFFQDKVWPHLALRVPAFETLKVQSAWAGYYDYNTFDQNGVVGPHPLVVNMYFATGFSGHGLQQAPGIGRAVAEMVLKGRFQTIDLSPFLFTRFYLGEKIQENNII, via the exons ATGATTCGGAGGGTTCTGCCGCACGGCATGGGCCGGGGCCTCTTGACCCGGAGGCCAGGCACGCGCAGAGGAGGCTTTTCTCTGG ACTGGGATGGAAAGGTGTCTGAGATTAAGAAGAAGATCAAGTCGATCCTGCCTGGAAGGTCCTGTGATCTACTGCAAGACACCAGCCACCTGCCTCCCGAGCACTCGGATGTGGTGATCGTGGGAGGTGGGGTGCTTGGCTTGTCTGTGGCCTATTGGCTGAAGAAGCTGGAGAGCAGACGAGGTGCTATTCGAGTGCTAGTGGTGGAACGGGACCACACG TATTCACAGGCCTCCACTGGGCTCTCAGTAGGTGGGATTTGTCAGCAGTTCTCATTGCCTGAGAACATCCAGCTCTCCCTCTTTTCAGCCAGCTTTCTACGGAACATCAAT GAGTACCTGGCCGTAGTCGATGCTCCTCCCCTGGACCTCCGGTTCAACCCCTCGGGCTACCTCTTGCTGGCTTCAGAAAAGGATGCTGCAGCCATGGAGAGCAACGTGAAAGTGCAGAG GCAGGAGGGAGCCAAAGTTTCTCTGATGTCTCCTGATCAGCTTCGGAACAAGTTTCCCTGGATAAACACAGAGGGAGTGGCTTTGGCGTCTTATG GGATGGAGGACGAAGGTTGGTTTGACCCCTGGTGTCTGCTCCAGGGGCTTCGGCGAAAGGTCCAGTCCTTGGGAGTCCTTTTCTGCCAGGGAGAGGTGACAC GTTTTGTCTCTTCATCTCAACGCATGTTGACCACAGATGACAAAGCGGTGGTCTTGAAAAGGATCCATGAAGTCCAT GTGAAGATGGACCGCAGCCTGGAGTACCAGCCTGTGGAATGCGCCATTGTGATCAACGCAGCCGGAGCCTGGTCTGCGCAAATCGCAGCACTGGCTGGTGTTGGAGAGGGGCCGCCTGGCACCCTGCAGGGCACCAAGCTACCTGTGGAGCCGAGGAAAAG gtatgtgtatgtgtggcaCTGCCCCCAGGGACCAGGCCTAGAGACTCCGCTTGTTGCAGACACCAGTGGAGCCTATTTTCGCCGGGAAGGATTAGGTAGCAACTACCTAGGTGGTCGTAGCCCCACTGAG GAAGAACCGGACCCGGCGAACCTGGAAGTGGACCATGATTTCTTCCAGGACAAGGTGTGGCCCCATTTGGCCCTGAGGGTCCCAGCTTTTGAGACTCTGAAG GTTCAGAGCGCCTGGGCCGGCTATTACGACTACAACACCTTTGACCAGAATGGCGTGGTGGGCCCCCACCCGCTAGTTGTCAACATGTACTTTGCTACTGGCTTCAGTGGTCACGGGCTCCAGCAGGCCCCTGGCATTGGGCGAGCTGTAGCAGAGATGGTACTGAAGGGCAGGTTCCAGACCATCGACCTGAGCCCCTTCCTCTTTACCCGCTTTTACTTGGGAGAGAAGATCCAGGAGAACAACATCATCTGA
- the FOXRED1 gene encoding FAD-dependent oxidoreductase domain-containing protein 1 isoform 1 (isoform 1 is encoded by transcript variant 1), whose amino-acid sequence MIRRVLPHGMGRGLLTRRPGTRRGGFSLDWDGKVSEIKKKIKSILPGRSCDLLQDTSHLPPEHSDVVIVGGGVLGLSVAYWLKKLESRRGAIRVLVVERDHTYSQASTGLSVGGICQQFSLPENIQLSLFSASFLRNINEYLAVVDAPPLDLRFNPSGYLLLASEKDAAAMESNVKVQRQEGAKVSLMSPDQLRNKFPWINTEGVALASYGMEDEGWFDPWCLLQGLRRKVQSLGVLFCQGEVTRFVSSSQRMLTTDDKAVVLKRIHEVHVKMDRSLEYQPVECAIVINAAGAWSAQIAALAGVGEGPPGTLQGTKLPVEPRKRYVYVWHCPQGPGLETPLVADTSGAYFRREGLGSNYLGGRSPTEQEEPDPANLEVDHDFFQDKVWPHLALRVPAFETLKVQSAWAGYYDYNTFDQNGVVGPHPLVVNMYFATGFSGHGLQQAPGIGRAVAEMVLKGRFQTIDLSPFLFTRFYLGEKIQENNII is encoded by the exons ATGATTCGGAGGGTTCTGCCGCACGGCATGGGCCGGGGCCTCTTGACCCGGAGGCCAGGCACGCGCAGAGGAGGCTTTTCTCTGG ACTGGGATGGAAAGGTGTCTGAGATTAAGAAGAAGATCAAGTCGATCCTGCCTGGAAGGTCCTGTGATCTACTGCAAGACACCAGCCACCTGCCTCCCGAGCACTCGGATGTGGTGATCGTGGGAGGTGGGGTGCTTGGCTTGTCTGTGGCCTATTGGCTGAAGAAGCTGGAGAGCAGACGAGGTGCTATTCGAGTGCTAGTGGTGGAACGGGACCACACG TATTCACAGGCCTCCACTGGGCTCTCAGTAGGTGGGATTTGTCAGCAGTTCTCATTGCCTGAGAACATCCAGCTCTCCCTCTTTTCAGCCAGCTTTCTACGGAACATCAAT GAGTACCTGGCCGTAGTCGATGCTCCTCCCCTGGACCTCCGGTTCAACCCCTCGGGCTACCTCTTGCTGGCTTCAGAAAAGGATGCTGCAGCCATGGAGAGCAACGTGAAAGTGCAGAG GCAGGAGGGAGCCAAAGTTTCTCTGATGTCTCCTGATCAGCTTCGGAACAAGTTTCCCTGGATAAACACAGAGGGAGTGGCTTTGGCGTCTTATG GGATGGAGGACGAAGGTTGGTTTGACCCCTGGTGTCTGCTCCAGGGGCTTCGGCGAAAGGTCCAGTCCTTGGGAGTCCTTTTCTGCCAGGGAGAGGTGACAC GTTTTGTCTCTTCATCTCAACGCATGTTGACCACAGATGACAAAGCGGTGGTCTTGAAAAGGATCCATGAAGTCCAT GTGAAGATGGACCGCAGCCTGGAGTACCAGCCTGTGGAATGCGCCATTGTGATCAACGCAGCCGGAGCCTGGTCTGCGCAAATCGCAGCACTGGCTGGTGTTGGAGAGGGGCCGCCTGGCACCCTGCAGGGCACCAAGCTACCTGTGGAGCCGAGGAAAAG gtatgtgtatgtgtggcaCTGCCCCCAGGGACCAGGCCTAGAGACTCCGCTTGTTGCAGACACCAGTGGAGCCTATTTTCGCCGGGAAGGATTAGGTAGCAACTACCTAGGTGGTCGTAGCCCCACTGAG CAGGAAGAACCGGACCCGGCGAACCTGGAAGTGGACCATGATTTCTTCCAGGACAAGGTGTGGCCCCATTTGGCCCTGAGGGTCCCAGCTTTTGAGACTCTGAAG GTTCAGAGCGCCTGGGCCGGCTATTACGACTACAACACCTTTGACCAGAATGGCGTGGTGGGCCCCCACCCGCTAGTTGTCAACATGTACTTTGCTACTGGCTTCAGTGGTCACGGGCTCCAGCAGGCCCCTGGCATTGGGCGAGCTGTAGCAGAGATGGTACTGAAGGGCAGGTTCCAGACCATCGACCTGAGCCCCTTCCTCTTTACCCGCTTTTACTTGGGAGAGAAGATCCAGGAGAACAACATCATCTGA
- the FOXRED1 gene encoding FAD-dependent oxidoreductase domain-containing protein 1 isoform 8 (isoform 8 is encoded by transcript variant 10): protein MIRRVLPHGMGRGLLTRRPGTRRGGFSLDWDGKVSEIKKKIKSILPGRSCDLLQDTSHLPPEHSDVVIVGGGVLGLSVAYWLKKLESRRGAIRVLVVERDHTYSQASTGLSVGGICQQFSLPENIQLSLFSASFLRNINEYLAVVDAPPLDLRFNPSGYLLLASEKDAAAMESNVKVQRQEGAKVSLMSPDQLRNKFPWINTEGVALASYGFVSSSQRMLTTDDKAVVLKRIHEVHVKMDRSLEYQPVECAIVINAAGAWSAQIAALAGVGEGPPGTLQGTKLPVEPRKRYVYVWHCPQGPGLETPLVADTSGAYFRREGLGSNYLGGRSPTEQEEPDPANLEVDHDFFQDKVWPHLALRVPAFETLKVQSAWAGYYDYNTFDQNGVVGPHPLVVNMYFATGFSGHGLQQAPGIGRAVAEMVLKGRFQTIDLSPFLFTRFYLGEKIQENNII, encoded by the exons ATGATTCGGAGGGTTCTGCCGCACGGCATGGGCCGGGGCCTCTTGACCCGGAGGCCAGGCACGCGCAGAGGAGGCTTTTCTCTGG ACTGGGATGGAAAGGTGTCTGAGATTAAGAAGAAGATCAAGTCGATCCTGCCTGGAAGGTCCTGTGATCTACTGCAAGACACCAGCCACCTGCCTCCCGAGCACTCGGATGTGGTGATCGTGGGAGGTGGGGTGCTTGGCTTGTCTGTGGCCTATTGGCTGAAGAAGCTGGAGAGCAGACGAGGTGCTATTCGAGTGCTAGTGGTGGAACGGGACCACACG TATTCACAGGCCTCCACTGGGCTCTCAGTAGGTGGGATTTGTCAGCAGTTCTCATTGCCTGAGAACATCCAGCTCTCCCTCTTTTCAGCCAGCTTTCTACGGAACATCAAT GAGTACCTGGCCGTAGTCGATGCTCCTCCCCTGGACCTCCGGTTCAACCCCTCGGGCTACCTCTTGCTGGCTTCAGAAAAGGATGCTGCAGCCATGGAGAGCAACGTGAAAGTGCAGAG GCAGGAGGGAGCCAAAGTTTCTCTGATGTCTCCTGATCAGCTTCGGAACAAGTTTCCCTGGATAAACACAGAGGGAGTGGCTTTGGCGTCTTATG GTTTTGTCTCTTCATCTCAACGCATGTTGACCACAGATGACAAAGCGGTGGTCTTGAAAAGGATCCATGAAGTCCAT GTGAAGATGGACCGCAGCCTGGAGTACCAGCCTGTGGAATGCGCCATTGTGATCAACGCAGCCGGAGCCTGGTCTGCGCAAATCGCAGCACTGGCTGGTGTTGGAGAGGGGCCGCCTGGCACCCTGCAGGGCACCAAGCTACCTGTGGAGCCGAGGAAAAG gtatgtgtatgtgtggcaCTGCCCCCAGGGACCAGGCCTAGAGACTCCGCTTGTTGCAGACACCAGTGGAGCCTATTTTCGCCGGGAAGGATTAGGTAGCAACTACCTAGGTGGTCGTAGCCCCACTGAG CAGGAAGAACCGGACCCGGCGAACCTGGAAGTGGACCATGATTTCTTCCAGGACAAGGTGTGGCCCCATTTGGCCCTGAGGGTCCCAGCTTTTGAGACTCTGAAG GTTCAGAGCGCCTGGGCCGGCTATTACGACTACAACACCTTTGACCAGAATGGCGTGGTGGGCCCCCACCCGCTAGTTGTCAACATGTACTTTGCTACTGGCTTCAGTGGTCACGGGCTCCAGCAGGCCCCTGGCATTGGGCGAGCTGTAGCAGAGATGGTACTGAAGGGCAGGTTCCAGACCATCGACCTGAGCCCCTTCCTCTTTACCCGCTTTTACTTGGGAGAGAAGATCCAGGAGAACAACATCATCTGA
- the FOXRED1 gene encoding FAD-dependent oxidoreductase domain-containing protein 1 isoform 5 (isoform 5 is encoded by transcript variant 7) has translation MIRRVLPHGMGRGLLTRRPGTRRGGFSLDWDGKVSEIKKKIKSILPGRSCDLLQDTSHLPPEHSDVVIVGGGVLGLSVAYWLKKLESRRGAIRVLVVERDHTYSQASTGLSVGGICQQFSLPENIQLSLFSASFLRNINYLAVVDAPPLDLRFNPSGYLLLASEKDAAAMESNVKVQRQEGAKVSLMSPDQLRNKFPWINTEGVALASYGMEDEGWFDPWCLLQGLRRKVQSLGVLFCQGEVTRFVSSSQRMLTTDDKAVVLKRIHEVHVKMDRSLEYQPVECAIVINAAGAWSAQIAALAGVGEGPPGTLQGTKLPVEPRKRYVYVWHCPQGPGLETPLVADTSGAYFRREGLGSNYLGGRSPTEQEEPDPANLEVDHDFFQDKVWPHLALRVPAFETLKVQSAWAGYYDYNTFDQNGVVGPHPLVVNMYFATGFSGHGLQQAPGIGRAVAEMVLKGRFQTIDLSPFLFTRFYLGEKIQENNII, from the exons ATGATTCGGAGGGTTCTGCCGCACGGCATGGGCCGGGGCCTCTTGACCCGGAGGCCAGGCACGCGCAGAGGAGGCTTTTCTCTGG ACTGGGATGGAAAGGTGTCTGAGATTAAGAAGAAGATCAAGTCGATCCTGCCTGGAAGGTCCTGTGATCTACTGCAAGACACCAGCCACCTGCCTCCCGAGCACTCGGATGTGGTGATCGTGGGAGGTGGGGTGCTTGGCTTGTCTGTGGCCTATTGGCTGAAGAAGCTGGAGAGCAGACGAGGTGCTATTCGAGTGCTAGTGGTGGAACGGGACCACACG TATTCACAGGCCTCCACTGGGCTCTCAGTAGGTGGGATTTGTCAGCAGTTCTCATTGCCTGAGAACATCCAGCTCTCCCTCTTTTCAGCCAGCTTTCTACGGAACATCAAT TACCTGGCCGTAGTCGATGCTCCTCCCCTGGACCTCCGGTTCAACCCCTCGGGCTACCTCTTGCTGGCTTCAGAAAAGGATGCTGCAGCCATGGAGAGCAACGTGAAAGTGCAGAG GCAGGAGGGAGCCAAAGTTTCTCTGATGTCTCCTGATCAGCTTCGGAACAAGTTTCCCTGGATAAACACAGAGGGAGTGGCTTTGGCGTCTTATG GGATGGAGGACGAAGGTTGGTTTGACCCCTGGTGTCTGCTCCAGGGGCTTCGGCGAAAGGTCCAGTCCTTGGGAGTCCTTTTCTGCCAGGGAGAGGTGACAC GTTTTGTCTCTTCATCTCAACGCATGTTGACCACAGATGACAAAGCGGTGGTCTTGAAAAGGATCCATGAAGTCCAT GTGAAGATGGACCGCAGCCTGGAGTACCAGCCTGTGGAATGCGCCATTGTGATCAACGCAGCCGGAGCCTGGTCTGCGCAAATCGCAGCACTGGCTGGTGTTGGAGAGGGGCCGCCTGGCACCCTGCAGGGCACCAAGCTACCTGTGGAGCCGAGGAAAAG gtatgtgtatgtgtggcaCTGCCCCCAGGGACCAGGCCTAGAGACTCCGCTTGTTGCAGACACCAGTGGAGCCTATTTTCGCCGGGAAGGATTAGGTAGCAACTACCTAGGTGGTCGTAGCCCCACTGAG CAGGAAGAACCGGACCCGGCGAACCTGGAAGTGGACCATGATTTCTTCCAGGACAAGGTGTGGCCCCATTTGGCCCTGAGGGTCCCAGCTTTTGAGACTCTGAAG GTTCAGAGCGCCTGGGCCGGCTATTACGACTACAACACCTTTGACCAGAATGGCGTGGTGGGCCCCCACCCGCTAGTTGTCAACATGTACTTTGCTACTGGCTTCAGTGGTCACGGGCTCCAGCAGGCCCCTGGCATTGGGCGAGCTGTAGCAGAGATGGTACTGAAGGGCAGGTTCCAGACCATCGACCTGAGCCCCTTCCTCTTTACCCGCTTTTACTTGGGAGAGAAGATCCAGGAGAACAACATCATCTGA
- the FOXRED1 gene encoding FAD-dependent oxidoreductase domain-containing protein 1 isoform 3 (isoform 3 is encoded by transcript variant 5): protein MIRRVLPHGMGRGLLTRRPGTRRGGFSLDWDGKVSEIKKKIKSILPGRSCDLLQDTSHLPPEHSDVVIVGGGVLGLSVAYWLKKLESRRGAIRVLVVERDHTYSQASTGLSVGGICQQFSLPENIQLSLFSASFLRNINEYLAVVDAPPLDLRFNPSGYLLLASEKDAAAMESNVKVQRWEGAKVSLMSPDQLRNKFPWINTEGVALASYGMEDEGWFDPWCLLQGLRRKVQSLGVLFCQGEVTRFVSSSQRMLTTDDKAVVLKRIHEVHVKMDRSLEYQPVECAIVINAAGAWSAQIAALAGVGEGPPGTLQGTKLPVEPRKRYVYVWHCPQGPGLETPLVADTSGAYFRREGLGSNYLGGRSPTEQEEPDPANLEVDHDFFQDKVWPHLALRVPAFETLKVQSAWAGYYDYNTFDQNGVVGPHPLVVNMYFATGFSGHGLQQAPGIGRAVAEMVLKGRFQTIDLSPFLFTRFYLGEKIQENNII, encoded by the exons ATGATTCGGAGGGTTCTGCCGCACGGCATGGGCCGGGGCCTCTTGACCCGGAGGCCAGGCACGCGCAGAGGAGGCTTTTCTCTGG ACTGGGATGGAAAGGTGTCTGAGATTAAGAAGAAGATCAAGTCGATCCTGCCTGGAAGGTCCTGTGATCTACTGCAAGACACCAGCCACCTGCCTCCCGAGCACTCGGATGTGGTGATCGTGGGAGGTGGGGTGCTTGGCTTGTCTGTGGCCTATTGGCTGAAGAAGCTGGAGAGCAGACGAGGTGCTATTCGAGTGCTAGTGGTGGAACGGGACCACACG TATTCACAGGCCTCCACTGGGCTCTCAGTAGGTGGGATTTGTCAGCAGTTCTCATTGCCTGAGAACATCCAGCTCTCCCTCTTTTCAGCCAGCTTTCTACGGAACATCAAT GAGTACCTGGCCGTAGTCGATGCTCCTCCCCTGGACCTCCGGTTCAACCCCTCGGGCTACCTCTTGCTGGCTTCAGAAAAGGATGCTGCAGCCATGGAGAGCAACGTGAAAGTGCAGAGGTGG GAGGGAGCCAAAGTTTCTCTGATGTCTCCTGATCAGCTTCGGAACAAGTTTCCCTGGATAAACACAGAGGGAGTGGCTTTGGCGTCTTATG GGATGGAGGACGAAGGTTGGTTTGACCCCTGGTGTCTGCTCCAGGGGCTTCGGCGAAAGGTCCAGTCCTTGGGAGTCCTTTTCTGCCAGGGAGAGGTGACAC GTTTTGTCTCTTCATCTCAACGCATGTTGACCACAGATGACAAAGCGGTGGTCTTGAAAAGGATCCATGAAGTCCAT GTGAAGATGGACCGCAGCCTGGAGTACCAGCCTGTGGAATGCGCCATTGTGATCAACGCAGCCGGAGCCTGGTCTGCGCAAATCGCAGCACTGGCTGGTGTTGGAGAGGGGCCGCCTGGCACCCTGCAGGGCACCAAGCTACCTGTGGAGCCGAGGAAAAG gtatgtgtatgtgtggcaCTGCCCCCAGGGACCAGGCCTAGAGACTCCGCTTGTTGCAGACACCAGTGGAGCCTATTTTCGCCGGGAAGGATTAGGTAGCAACTACCTAGGTGGTCGTAGCCCCACTGAG CAGGAAGAACCGGACCCGGCGAACCTGGAAGTGGACCATGATTTCTTCCAGGACAAGGTGTGGCCCCATTTGGCCCTGAGGGTCCCAGCTTTTGAGACTCTGAAG GTTCAGAGCGCCTGGGCCGGCTATTACGACTACAACACCTTTGACCAGAATGGCGTGGTGGGCCCCCACCCGCTAGTTGTCAACATGTACTTTGCTACTGGCTTCAGTGGTCACGGGCTCCAGCAGGCCCCTGGCATTGGGCGAGCTGTAGCAGAGATGGTACTGAAGGGCAGGTTCCAGACCATCGACCTGAGCCCCTTCCTCTTTACCCGCTTTTACTTGGGAGAGAAGATCCAGGAGAACAACATCATCTGA